The genomic stretch ATGATCCACGCGATGTGCACGGCAAGTGCAGAAGTTGGGCGATCAGGGTCCACGGGAGCTGCAGCTCTACCACCGGCACTAAGGTCACCTTCCATTACCTCTTCCAATGTCTGCCGCGACCCACACGCGGCGCGGAGGTAGTTCATGACGTACCGAGTGATGGGGTGTATGCCACCGCCGGGGGTGGCTACCCGGGCAGGGTCCCGGCGGATGAGGTTTTCCAGTTCCATGAATATGCCTTTGATCGAGGAGCCGAGGGTGTTGCACACCGCAGAGACCTCGGCGCGGAGCGCGGCGGAGTAAGGATCGGAGAAGACGGGGTCGAGGTCCGGGAGGATGTCCCGCACGGCCTCGTACATGTCGACGACGCGGAAGAGGCGCTCGGGcgagcggctggaggaggagacggCGTCGCCGAAGGAAATGAGCTGCAGCGCCTGCGTGCGCACGGCGGCGATGAAGGCGAGGTCCCCGAAGGGCGCGAGGCCGTCGAAGACGCGGTCGCAGAGGCGGCGCTCGCTGGGGACGAGGATGCGGAAGACCATGTTGAAGGCCGGGATCCAGCGCGCGATGTCGAACTCGAGGTCCTCCCAGGTGGCGGCGTGGACCTCCTCGGCGGTGCGCGGGCGCACCCCGAGCCGCGCGACGCTCTCGTCGACGAACCCCCTGCGCGCGGCCGCGTAGGCCTCGGCGCACTCGCGGCCGAACCCCGCGTCCACCATCCGGCGCGAGATCTGGTGCACGTTGGCGATGGAGCCCGGGGAGAGCGCGTCGATGACCACGTCGTAGTCGGTCACCGGCTTGGCGACCGGGATGGGCTCGTCGTCGCCGTACGCGTCGTCGGCGTGCGTCGTCCCGCCGTAgaagccctcgtcgtcgtcggaggcgtCGGAGGCGAACCCGCCGGGGGGTGTTGGGGCGGCGTCGTCGGGGCGCTCGATGAGGGCCCGGAACTCGTCCTCCAGCCGCGCCATGCAGCGGCTGAGCAGCTCGTCGGCGCGGTCGAGCAGGGCGCGGTTGGTGCCCGCCGCGTCGAGCTCTTGGACTGTGCCGATGAGGTCGTCGACCGCCTCGAGGAAGGTGTCGGCGTCGCTTGAGTCGGCCCAGATGAGGCGGTCCATGGTGACGAACTGCGAGATCTGGCGGTCCAGCGTGCGCACGGTCCGCTCCATGGACGTGACGGGCGGCCTGGCGGAGGAGCCCGGTATGGCTGCCGCCTGCGGCGGCGGGGGCAGCGTGGGCGACGCCGGCATGGAGCGCTCGCCGCcggctgccgaggcggcggcgacggcgccgcgcGCGGCGTAGATCTTGTCGAGCGAGAGGCGGCCGTCGTAGTTGGAGAAGACCTTGAGGATGTCCTCCGTCATGGTGTCGCTGCTCCCGAGCGTCTGCACGATGTGCTGCACCGTGGCGAGCAGCTTCTCTTCGCCGTCCTCCGCCATGGATGGTGGCTACCGCACGCGGCTTCGGGTGGTGGGGGTGGTTGTGGACTGCCTGCGAAGAGGAGATGAGGCGATGACTTGGGACGCGGTAGCTTGTGGGCTGGCAGAGGGCGACAGCGCGTGGACTGGCCGTCGTCTTTACTGGCGTGGCGGGTAGGCATGGCACGGGCAGCGGCCGCGCTCGAGCGGCGGATGCGGTGGGGTGTGTGGTATGGACGGCTGGATGAGCGGCAGAGCGCGCGAGGAATGGTCGATGGTGAAATGGCGTGGCCTCGGGGGAGGCGAAAGGAGGTGGGAAAAGTCAGCAAGGAAAGTGCGTCAAAGACATGGGAAATGACGGCGTTGCCAGAGTACTAGCGTGATCGACGGGGAGGTAGGGCCGTAGGGCTGTGGTATCTGGAGCACTGAAATTTCTTTCTTTGCGGAGGAGTGAAGCACGATAGACGTGAGAGGCGACAGAGTTTGCAGCGAAACGAAGTTGCTGAACTTGTGGCGACACGAATGTGTCGCTCCGTTGGTCAGCCACACCTCGCGGTTCCAGATGAAGCATGTCGTCTGGGTATCATCGCCAGACCAGAAAATTGTGTATCCAATACCTCCTATACCTGGAGGACCTAATCCTATGACATTGTACCAGTGTGCATTTGCGTGGAGACATGCGACTGTTATGTCCAACACCCGGCAATCCTCGTCTCCTCTCACGACACTCGCCAAGCGTGGCATGTGCATGACAAAAATCTGAAGATCTAAAGAAGAGGCCCAGGTAAGTTAGTAGTCATGGTTACCCTCAAGGATGGAGGACAATCCTCATCTAACTGACCAACAGACCCTTGTTAGTTTATCTACAAGCACGTGCCAGTAGAGCCGCAAATCCTGACGCTTCCAAATCCTACAATGCTCGGTGATTGGAACGACATTGCAAAGGGAATTCCAACAAAGTGTGAAACTTATGTTGGTACGTGGTACGAGCTAATATGGATCGGGCAACGGTTAGGCTCTACCCCTTTTCCGCCTCGGTACGTGTGTAGTCTTTTCTACGAAGAATGACCATTTGCTCTCTCTTCTCCTGCTTAAATAGGGACACCATCGTATAACAATCAAGTTGTACAACAACCATGTGATAAATGTTCTTTTTTCTTGCGGTTCAATATTGTAATAAGGGTCACAAAGGCAACCATGTATGGTTGTGAGCATGTGCTCTCGCTATGACCCATGGTAGGCGTTTTGATTTTATATGCTGGTTTTTCAAGTAAAAGTATATAGCAAAGTTCACAATGTAGGTATGTAGATCACCATGATTTGATAAATGCTTTGAATTAAGTTTCTTCATCCTTAACGAGTATAAACGGGCATGTATTGAACAAAAATCACTGAACTATAATGTGGTAAAATCCAAGGCTAATTCCTTTACATCAACAAATCATAGCTAGTATGTTGTGTTGTTACATTACCGGCCTCACTGCTAATCACCGCCTTCTCATGCGTCAATTATGTGCTCGCCACCCAcacacgttgatacgtctccaacgtatctataatttctgatgttccatgcttgttttatgacaatacctatatgttttgttcacactttatatcgttttgatgcattttccggaactaacctattgacgagatgctgaagtgtcagttcctgttttctgctgtttttggtttcagaaatcctagtaaggaaatattctcggaatcggacgaaatcaatgcccaacatcttattttcccggggagcttccagaacgtcaaagaagagtcggagacgagccagggggcccccacaccacctggcggcgcggccaggggggtgggcgcgcccccctatggtctggtggccccaggacccttccgaggctgcccttccgcctatataaagcccctgacctaaatcttcgatacggaaaaaccacgatacaagaaaagttccagagccgccgccatcgcgaagccaagatctgggggacaggagtctctgttccggcacgccgccgggacggggaagtgcccccggaaggcttctccatcgacaccaccgccatcttcaccgccatcgctgtctcccatgatgaggagggagtagttctcccctggggctgagggctctaccgtagctatgtggttaatctctctctctgtaccccaatacaatgatctcgtgaattgcttgcatgattgagatccatatggtgagctttgtatcgctactagtctatatgctactcatgtgatgttattaaagtactctattcctcctgcatggtgtaatggtgacagtgtgtgcatcgtgtggttcttgtcgtagattatgatcataatctcttgtaggttatggagttaattatcgctatgatagtattgatgtgatctattccccctttcatagtgtaatggtgacggtgtgtatgctatgttagtactcggtttattttgcaaagatctattatgctctaaggttacttaaatatgaatgctgaatgttgtggcgcttgttaactccggcttgagggagctcttgtagccctacacaacgaatggtgtttgttatccaacaaaagagtgtatgtagcacatatgagagaagttattatttattatgcgatcaatgttgagagtgtccactagtgaaagtatgatccctaggccttgtttccaatatcgcaaacaccgcttacttactgttctactgcatgtttactcgctgccatattttattcagattactattaccactcatatacatccatactacttgtatttcactatctcttcgccgaactagtgcacctatccaTCTGACAagcgtattaggtgtgttggggacacaagagacttcttgtatcgtgattgcagggttgcttgagagggatatctttgacctcttcctccctgagttcgataaaccttgggtgattcacttaagggaaacttgtctgccgttctacaaacctctgctcttggaggcccaacactgtctacaagaatagaagcacccgtagacatcaagctattttctggcgccgttgtcggggaggtaaggtaaaaggtattcacatcctccgactactaagttatttcttagcattgttgccggtgtgtgagtgctcgaagctatttcctttagatcatgcaattgcatctttttgtttcttgtttttattttcactagttaggcataatggaaaacaataaaaaatttagtgagctttttaatcattttcctgatttagaattgtttgatacaaaaattaaaaacctatggaaccttatttgcatgttagtagcaatgttattagtatgaatgcaattactgctaatgctatggagaagtctaagcttggggaagctagtttttctgatctttttagcttcccatctttaggggagaaattttgctctgataatacattatctcccatatgcgataactctaatgatgcttgtgatattttaaatccacctactgaagtattctgtataaaatacccatgaaaattattgaacgtgttgtggataaccgctatgaaggggatggaactgttcatcctcatttactgtttttgcatgaattatgcgggttattcaagtgtgcaggtatttcaatggatgaagttaggaagaaattatttgttatgtcgctatctggtaaagcggcgcattggtataaactgctgaaggatgggcgctctcttgattggaaggatattgtgcctctattttattctaagttctatcctccaagtgaaattcacaaagatcgaaaccgtatatataatttatggcctcatgatggagagagtattgcccaagcatgggagagattgaagtccttaatgctcaaatgccccaatcatgagcttcctggtaatattatcattgataatttctatgcaagactttcttttcgggATAAAACCTTGCCGGATAtcgcttgttccggatcattcacacgcaataaagaagagtttaaatgggaccttcttaatcggattcgggagaacgccgaagattgggagaatgacaaaggtagagagtcgagtataaattatgattatgaatgcattgaaacttttatggatactcgataaatttcgaaatatgagtgctacttatggtcttgactctcaagttgttgcaaatctttataaagcttttgcttctcacatcgaattgcctaggaagaattttgataagtatcatgaaccttttaaagacgcttgcatgaaggatgaaactgttattaatgattgcaatgaacatgttcaaacttctgaaaatgctatttcctataagcatgttaatttttgtggaatacatagaccttgtggaattaatcaaatcgaagaagaatattgtatccatcataggaatgaaaaaactagaaaatggtctagggctctagatgatcttggagaaaaagtgtgtgccctctatccttttatttgtgaactttgccataaagttggtcattttaattttcaatgttcctccaatgataattcgaaccccatgagtgctgcaaatttatattgtgatgatgaaattattcctaatcagcatgatgaacttaccttatttttgaagtgtgaagagttatcaagaaaaatttctttgttagatattaacgatcttgatattgatgatgtcctgcatgggtgtctttcttattgcattaataattgccatacaaatacttacatacagaatattttagaagatgacactttgccaaaatatgataggaccgctgtgtgtttcaaacttattaatgaaaagggggaatcctcccaagtttcttctattgtttctggaaataaatcgggttccactacaagaaaagttgccatggccgacgaagttgaagtcgcgccgtggttgctggtgtaccatggccgacgattttggtccctccgtggtgcatgtcaaaactttttttttctcgtttttgaggccacctagccgacgaaagcggccaaaacgtggcgtatggtggccgggacgtggtgcatctcgaaatctcgggttcgccggccgagtcaacgcaaatccgcaccgccgagggatgtagggcccggatggtagcctctccggcattgtttttttctagatcgcgccatctcgttcaacgttctacgatcgagccgtttacgatgcaggatcatgggtcccgcatgtcatcctctatgaatcaaaattctttctattcttggatttttttttacccctgatttctggctacttcctttttcttttgatcccttgccgccttggaaacattgagaccgctgctgctaaatgggacccgcatgtcatcctctatgtgcaatcaactttcttttcttggagttttttttggcacctcaaatttggtcacttgcctttttctttcgatccccgccgcctctcaaacggtgataccgctgctgctaatcgggacccgcatgtcatcctctatgtactataaaactttcttttcttgaattatttttggcacctcatatttggtcacttacctttttctttcgatcccctgccgcctctcaaacggtgataccgctgcttctaaatgggacccgcatgtcatcctctatgtactataaaactttcttttcttggattttttttggcacNNNNNNNNNNNNNNNNNNNNNNNNNNNNNNNNNNNNNNNNNNNNNNNNNNNNNNNNNNNNNNNNNNNNNNNNNNNNNNNNNNNNNNNNNNNNNNNNNNNNgcctcaagggaaactactcggatattaaggtactccttttaatagagtaccggagcaaagcattaacactccgtgaacacatgtgatcctcacatcgctaccattccctccggttgtcccgatttgtcacttcggggccattggttccggacagcgacatgtgtatacaacttgcgggtaagaccataaacaatgaatatcatgatgaaataataacatgttcggatccgagatcatggcactcgggccctagtgacaagcattaagcataacaagttgcaacaatatcataaaagtaccatctacggacactaggcactatgccctaacaatcttatgctattacatgaccaatctcatccaatccctaccatccccttcggcctacgagcggggaattactcacacatggatgggggaaacatgggtcggttgatggagaggcgttggcggtgatggcggtgatgatctcctccaattccccgtcccggcggagtgccagaacggagacttctggctcccgagatggagtttcgcgatgtggcggcgttctggagggtttctggcgacttcgacttctcctcgtgcgtttttaggtcgaggcgaataagtagtccgaagggggcgtcggaggccggccgagggggccacaccatagggccgcgcgggcccccggccgcgccgccctatggtgtggggccctcggggctCCACCGATTTGTCCTTAcagctccgtcattattccgggaaaatagggcctttcgtcaaaatcctgaggtttttcctgaaagttggatttctgcacaaaaacgagacaccagaacatttctggtgaaaacaacgttagtccgcgttagttgcatccaaaatacacaaattagaggcaaaacaatagcaaaagtgttcgggaaagtagatacgttttggacgtatcagctcccGCCGGGGGCGATGGTGTTGCTTGCTGGGTAGCAGTATGGGGCGGCAAGGGTACGGGCAGGACGGCGATGCCAGGTCCGTTTGggtgttttttttcctttcttttggtgGGTTGTGCTTGATGTTGACCCGGGACCCAGGATGGATGGTACAAATCGTCCCATTTAACAGTTGGCGGCCCGGAGAATCGGGGGATTTGATCCCCGGGACGCTCAGCAGGCCCCCTAGTTTTATACCGCCTCCATTTCAAACTATAAGTTTTTTTAGAAAGCAATATTATTTTAAAACAGATAATAATATCGGCTAGGGTTAGATTTGTAACGAAAAACGCAGATCGCTTCGCCCAGCGGCTACGTACGGTGTACTGTACTGAGGTACTCCTGCTGAGCGCTGAATATACTGATTGGGCGCCCGCAATCGTACGTTTCGGCACGATTGGCGCCGTACCTACAGTATCATCAGCCACGCTGCCACGGCGTCGCGGACCGACCAGTTTGGGCGGCGCTTTTGGGCGCAGGCGCTTGGGGCGTCGGGTTGGAAAGCTGCTCCGTGCGCCCCGCGGCCGGAACCCGCCACCGGCACTCGTGCTGAATGCGACGACATGTACCGACGAAGAAAGATCGCGTGCCGTTGCGGCTGTCGGCTTGAGCTCGCCTATGCTATCATGCTTTGCTAGCCATGGGCATGGCTACCCACCC from Lolium rigidum isolate FL_2022 chromosome 4, APGP_CSIRO_Lrig_0.1, whole genome shotgun sequence encodes the following:
- the LOC124706796 gene encoding exocyst complex component EXO70B1-like, with product MAEDGEEKLLATVQHIVQTLGSSDTMTEDILKVFSNYDGRLSLDKIYAARGAVAAASAAGGERSMPASPTLPPPPQAAAIPGSSARPPVTSMERTVRTLDRQISQFVTMDRLIWADSSDADTFLEAVDDLIGTVQELDAAGTNRALLDRADELLSRCMARLEDEFRALIERPDDAAPTPPGGFASDASDDDEGFYGGTTHADDAYGDDEPIPVAKPVTDYDVVIDALSPGSIANVHQISRRMVDAGFGRECAEAYAAARRGFVDESVARLGVRPRTAEEVHAATWEDLEFDIARWIPAFNMVFRILVPSERRLCDRVFDGLAPFGDLAFIAAVRTQALQLISFGDAVSSSSRSPERLFRVVDMYEAVRDILPDLDPVFSDPYSAALRAEVSAVCNTLGSSIKGIFMELENLIRRDPARVATPGGGIHPITRYVMNYLRAACGSRQTLEEVMEGDLSAGGRAAAPVDPDRPTSALAVHIAWIMDVLQKNLDTKSKLYRDPALACIFLMNNGKYVIQKVNDSELGVLLGDDWIKQMSSRVRRWSMDYQRTTWGKVTSVLQIGAPGVGGLPAKAMLQKLRMFNTYFEEIYAVQSEWMIADDQLRVDIRSTVVDSVMPVYAALIARLKSAPETGRDLYIKYTPEDVEAHIRQLFEGAAK